Sequence from the Polycladomyces subterraneus genome:
GCAGCACCCAGTTCACTCCATACAAGGCCGTCGGCAATCGCAAAAATCGCGCCTACAATCCAACCAAAAATGGCTTGAGGCCCACCCATGGTTGACAAAATGAGCGGGATGGTAATGAACGGGCCAATACCAACCATTTGCGACATATTAATGGAAGTTGCCTGAAATAGACTAATCTCTCGTACTAGCCCTTTCTTGCCTTGCTGTGCCATGTAGCTACTTCCTCCTTTTTCCACGGGGTAAAAACCCGACTTCCTGTATGGTACCGGGTTTGTTTTGTTTTTCCAAATTAGGAATTACAGTATGAACCCTCTTAGTAGACGCTTACAATTTTAAGCCAGTTTCTCTCCCAATTCCGTTAATTTAGTTTTTTATATATTTTACTTCATTCGAGCCCGGGCGGATCAATTCTTTCCAGGCATATTTCGTCATCGTCCCAACGGGACGCTATCTCCCCAAGAAACCCACTCATGCAAGTGTGTGAGTCTCAACACAGACCTACAGCAAAATCGTCACCGTTTTCCCTACTTCTTCCGCCAACCGGCCGTCCCGAATCAATCGGGCGGCTGTTTCGATGTCACGATGGCCCTCCCGATCGTCCACCAACGGCGGGATGTGTTGCCTCAGCAATCGGTATGCCGCCTGTGTTCCTTTTCCCAACTGCTGTTTTGCAAACTCCAACGCCTGCCCCGCACAGACATACTCGACGGCCAGCACGTGGGTCACGTTGTCCAGGATCTGATGCAATTTACGAGCGGCTGTAGCTCCCATGCTGACGTGATCCTCCTGATTGGCTGAGGAGGGGATGGAATCGACCGATGCCGGATGGCAGAGACCCTTGTTTTCGGAGACGAGAGAGGCGGCTACATATTGCAGGATCATGTATCCAGAATGCAGACCGCTTTGGTTGGTTAAAAAGGGGGGTAATCCGGACAATTGCGGGTTGACCAGCCGTTCGGTACGTCGCTCCGAGATATTGGCCAGCTCCGCCATGGCGATGGCAAGAAAATCAGCCGCCAACGCCAGCGGTTGGCCGTGAAAGTTACCACCGGAGATGGCCTCCCCCGTTTCCGGAAAGAGGAGGGGGTTATCGGTTGCAGCGTTCAATTCGCGGGATACCACACCTTCCACATAGTGGTATACGTCTTTGGATGCACCGTGGACTTGCGGCATGCACCGCAGGCTGTAAGCGTCCTGTACCCGTATTTCGCCCGGCTGCGTCACTCGGGCGCTGTCCGTCAACAGGGCGCGCAGATTGGCCGCGGTGGTGATTTGTCCGATTTGCCCCCGTACCTCGTGCAGGAGGGGATGAAAGGCGTGTGGGATACCGCGCAAGGCCTCCATCGTCATCGCCCCGATGATGTCGGCGGCCAAGATCAACTGTTTTGCTCGTAACAGTCCGAGTGCGAGCAGGCTCGTCATCATCTGCGTACCGTTGATCAGCGCTAGTCCTTCCTTGGCTGCCAACCGCAGCGGAGACCGTCCCTGCGCGCGCCAGACTGCTTCAGCCGGTTCCCGTTTGCCGTTCACCCACACTTCCCCGTATCCGAGCAAGGGCAGGATCATATGTGCGAGGGGGGCCAAGTCGCCGCTGGCACCGAGCGAACCTTGTGCGGGTATGACAGGATGGAGGCCAAGGTTTAACCAATCGATCAGGCATTCCACCACGTCGGGACGGACTCCGGAGTATCCCTTGGCTAGTGCGTTGGCTCGAAGAAGCATCATGCCTCGAACCGCTTCCTCCGGCAACGGTTCACCAACGCCGCACGCATGGGAACGAATGAGGTTGAGTTGCAGCAGTTCGGATTGTTCTGGTGCGATCACAGTGTCGCACATTTTGCCGAATCCGGTCGTGATGCCATAGACGATCCGGTTTTTCTCGATTAGGCGTTCCACCATCACACGGGAATGGTTCATGCGTCGGATCGCTTCATCGCTCAAGGCGGCAGGTGTCCGGTGAAGCACGATTTCCGCAAACGCTTCCAGTGTTAAATGTTCACCGTCAAGTTCGATCATTCGATTCATGTTAACACGTCACTCCTTTATCAAAGAAAAGCCGACCCGGAGGAGAGGGGATGGAACATAACCATCCCTCCTTTCCAACCAAGGTCGGCGAAATCTTAGCATGATTCTGTTGATGGTATTGTATCATCTTTGTTGTGAAAACGGAATGATACGAGTGACGGAGACGAGCCTTTTTTACCAGGAGTCCAAGGGAACGTGCGGCAATCCGCATATATTGTAATGTGAGATAGTGATGAGAAAAGAGGGGATCACCTTGGCTTGCAACGGTCAAAACATCTTGACAAACGGCAATTTCACCTCCGGATTCCATCGTTGGCGCGGCAAAAAGGCTTATCTGGTGGCCAATCCGATGGCGGAGGGAGACGTTTCCGTCGCCATGGGTCCCGGTGGACTGATCTATCAGGTGGTAAAAGGGCCCTTTAGTCGGCAATGCGCATATTACCTTCGCTTTCGTGTGATGAACCACTCACCAGTGGCGGGGGCACGCGCCGTAGCCAACGTCGCCTATTTGGGGAGGAACGGAAGGCTGTTGGGCCAAACGCCGCTTACGGTAGACCCCCCGAATAGAAAGCCCAGGCGATTTTTTACCTTTTTCACCATCGTTCCTCCTCCATTGCCCCTCACCAAAAACATGGTGGTCGCCATCTCGATCAAGAGCGGTTTCGTTATGGTCGATTACATCTCTGTAGTAGCACACGAGATTGAGTGAAAATGGAAGCAGAGGATAGTGCCGCAGA
This genomic interval carries:
- the hutH gene encoding histidine ammonia-lyase; translation: MIELDGEHLTLEAFAEIVLHRTPAALSDEAIRRMNHSRVMVERLIEKNRIVYGITTGFGKMCDTVIAPEQSELLQLNLIRSHACGVGEPLPEEAVRGMMLLRANALAKGYSGVRPDVVECLIDWLNLGLHPVIPAQGSLGASGDLAPLAHMILPLLGYGEVWVNGKREPAEAVWRAQGRSPLRLAAKEGLALINGTQMMTSLLALGLLRAKQLILAADIIGAMTMEALRGIPHAFHPLLHEVRGQIGQITTAANLRALLTDSARVTQPGEIRVQDAYSLRCMPQVHGASKDVYHYVEGVVSRELNAATDNPLLFPETGEAISGGNFHGQPLALAADFLAIAMAELANISERRTERLVNPQLSGLPPFLTNQSGLHSGYMILQYVAASLVSENKGLCHPASVDSIPSSANQEDHVSMGATAARKLHQILDNVTHVLAVEYVCAGQALEFAKQQLGKGTQAAYRLLRQHIPPLVDDREGHRDIETAARLIRDGRLAEEVGKTVTILL